The window CGGCTGCGGCGCGAGCTCGACAAGCTCAAGGCCCTGGGCGTGACCAATCTGCGCGTGCTGGGTTCGGGCGAGCGCTCGCCCGCCAAGGTGGCCCTGGACCCGACCTTCCGCGGCCCTGGCGCAGACTATGACGCCAACCTGCTGAAGGGGCTGGATTTCCTGCTGGCCGAAATGGCCCTGCGCGACATGAAGGCGGTAATCTATCTGAACAATTTCTGGGACTGGTCGGGGGGCATGCCGGCCTATCTGAGATGGACCGAGAACGGCACCTGGTTCCAGCAAGGTGATCCGGCCCATCCCTGGCCCGAATATGCCGACTACGCGGCCCGCTTCTATGGTGACACCCAGGCCAATGCCCTGTTCCGCCACTTCGTGAAGAGCCTGGTCGGACGGGTTAACAGTGTCACCGGCCAGCCCTATCGCAACGATCCGACGATCATGGCCTGGCAACTGGCCAACGAGCCGCGCCCCGGCGGCAGCGAAGGCTTCGGGGTCGCCAATCTGCCGATCTACTACTGCTGGATTCGCGAGACGGCCGCCTTCATCAAGGGTCTGGATCCGCACCATCTGGTCTCGACCGGCAGCGAGGGGAGCATGGGCTGCCTGGAGCGTGAATCCTGTGTGGTCGAAGCCCACAAGCCGGCCGAGATCGACTATGTGACCCTGCATATCTGGCCCAACAACTGGGGCTGGATCGACCCGAAGAACCAGCCTGCCACCTATGAGGCGGGTGAGGCGCGTTGTCGCGACTATGTAAAGCGCCACATCGCCCTGGCGCGGTCACTCAACAAGCCCCTGGTCATCGAGGAGTTCGGTCTGATCCGCGACCAGCGGGCCTTCGCGCCCGACGCGCCGGCCAGGTACAAGGACCGCTTCTATACAACGATCTATGATCTGGCCCTGGCCGACATGAAGGCTGGCGGGCCGGTCTGCGGGACCAACTTCTGGGCCTGGAACGGTGAAGGTCGCGCCCAGCAGGCCGATGCCTGGTTCAAGCACGGCGACAAGAGTTTCGTGGGCGATCCGCCGCAGGAGGAGCAGGGCCTGTACGGAGTGTTTGACGCCGATGTCTCGACCCTGGCGGTGATCCGGCGGCATGCCGAGGCCGTGAACGCCCTGTCGCCCGCCAGGGCCGGTCCGCCGCCCGCGCACCTGCCGACACCGTTCTACCAGGGTGAGCGCGGCTGATTTACTGTCCACCGGTGTCATGGCCTGTGCTACCCCTTGGATCAGGCGTAGCCAGAAGCGCCGGAGGGGACCATGGACCGCCAAACCCGTCTTGACCGTCGTGGCCTGCTGCTCGCGGGCGGCGCGCTGGCCCTGACGCCCGGCGCGGGCCTGGCCGCAGGCGCTCAGCGCTCACCCGTGGTGACGACCACCAACGGCCGGGTACGCGGCGCGCGGGCTGACGGCGTTCACGTCTTCAAGGGCCTGCGCTATGGCGCAGACACCGGTGGCGCGCGACGGTTCATGCCGCCGGTCAAGCCGCAACCCTGGACGGACGTGCAGGAGGCCCTGGCCTATGGCGCGGCGAGCCCCCAGTCCGGCCGTGGCGAAGACGGTGAGACGCTGTCGGAAGACTGCCTGTTTCTCAATGTCTGGACGCCGGCAACCGCAGACCGGAAGCACGGCCTGGCCGATGGCGGCCAGCGACCCGTCATGGTCTATATCCACGGCGGGGCCTACAATACCGGCTCCGGCGGCAGCCCGCTCTATGACGGAACCGCCCTGGCCAGGCGTGGCGACGTGGTGGTGGTCACCGTCAACCACCGCCTGAATGCCTTCGGCTATCTCTATCTGGCGCGTCTGTTCGACGATCCCGGCGTCGCTGACAGCGGCAATGTGGGTCAGCTGGACCTCGTCCTGGCCCTGCAGTGGGTGCGTGACAATATCGCGGCCTTCGGCGGCGATCCGGGTCGGGTCATGCTGTTTGGCCAGTCCGGCGGCGGGGCCAAGGTCGCCACCCTGATGGCCATGCCGGCCGCCGGCGGCCTGTTCCATCGCGCCGCCACCATGAGCGGCCAGCAGGTGACCGCCGCCGGGCCGTTCAATGCCACCCACCGGGCCCAGGCCTTCCTCGACAAGCTGGGGATCAAGGACCTGGCAGCCCTGCGCGCCCTGCCCGCTGAAGCCTTTCTGGCCGGGCTGAAGGCTATCGATCCCGTCGCCGGATCAGGCGGGGTCTATATGGGCCCGGTGCTGGACGAGCGGTCCCTGAGCCGTCACCCGTTCTTCCCTGACGCTGCGCCGCAAAGCCTGAACGTGCCGATGATGTGCGGCAACACCCATGACGAAACCCGCGGCTTCGTCGGCTTTGACCGCAAGATGCTGGACCTGACCTGGGACGAGGTGATCAGCCGCCTGCCCGGCCAGTTCAATGCCCGGATCGACATCGATCCGGCCACCGTGGTGGCGGCCTATCGCAGGCTCTATCCGCACTATTCACCCTCAGACGTCTATTTCGCCGCCTCGACCGCCGGCCGCTCCTGGAAGGCCGCCATTATCCAGGCCGAGGAACGCGCCCGGGCCGGGGCCCCGGCCTATGTCTATCAGGTGG of the Caulobacter henricii genome contains:
- a CDS encoding carboxylesterase/lipase family protein, which encodes MDRQTRLDRRGLLLAGGALALTPGAGLAAGAQRSPVVTTTNGRVRGARADGVHVFKGLRYGADTGGARRFMPPVKPQPWTDVQEALAYGAASPQSGRGEDGETLSEDCLFLNVWTPATADRKHGLADGGQRPVMVYIHGGAYNTGSGGSPLYDGTALARRGDVVVVTVNHRLNAFGYLYLARLFDDPGVADSGNVGQLDLVLALQWVRDNIAAFGGDPGRVMLFGQSGGGAKVATLMAMPAAGGLFHRAATMSGQQVTAAGPFNATHRAQAFLDKLGIKDLAALRALPAEAFLAGLKAIDPVAGSGGVYMGPVLDERSLSRHPFFPDAAPQSLNVPMMCGNTHDETRGFVGFDRKMLDLTWDEVISRLPGQFNARIDIDPATVVAAYRRLYPHYSPSDVYFAASTAGRSWKAAIIQAEERARAGAPAYVYQVDWRSPRDGGVWGAPHTIDIALVFGTLTAKGSLADASPESVAMSNQMSDAFIAFARTGNPNGPTVPTWEPYTLPRRQTMVFNTPSALADDPRGAERELFNKVPFTQFGT
- a CDS encoding glycoside hydrolase 5 family protein; this translates as MTLSRRTLLTALAVAPALGAATAKPNGFVAVTDGRLTLDGQPYRFVGGNLWYGAWLGAPAAYGDRARLRRELDKLKALGVTNLRVLGSGERSPAKVALDPTFRGPGADYDANLLKGLDFLLAEMALRDMKAVIYLNNFWDWSGGMPAYLRWTENGTWFQQGDPAHPWPEYADYAARFYGDTQANALFRHFVKSLVGRVNSVTGQPYRNDPTIMAWQLANEPRPGGSEGFGVANLPIYYCWIRETAAFIKGLDPHHLVSTGSEGSMGCLERESCVVEAHKPAEIDYVTLHIWPNNWGWIDPKNQPATYEAGEARCRDYVKRHIALARSLNKPLVIEEFGLIRDQRAFAPDAPARYKDRFYTTIYDLALADMKAGGPVCGTNFWAWNGEGRAQQADAWFKHGDKSFVGDPPQEEQGLYGVFDADVSTLAVIRRHAEAVNALSPARAGPPPAHLPTPFYQGERG